In the genome of Bremerella sp. JC817, one region contains:
- a CDS encoding DUF1559 domain-containing protein — MDRHRSFGLSDLLVIATALLLLAAIAAPWVAMARDEARAKGCQDHMRTIAKACRGFAEVHQDSLPSNRRQPHTGWNTLVLPFMDQAKLYDKYDLSLEWYEGGNRDVGMNALSTLVCPAAPHADRVIRLLDPDGKEFSAKATDYVASSGAYLHTNQPERLYRGAMASPGRHYGASNVTAGHAVRLNEITDGLANTFLVVEMADKPNGWRAGKLHDDKTADQTHRPLVDGFSFGQWIAPNWNHLRSYDQQGQNQFGDCAVNCSNEGSIYSFHPGKAYAAMADGSAMPIRAGLEQEVLIALVSIADGELIATEDFQAD, encoded by the coding sequence CGCGCCGTGGGTCGCGATGGCGCGGGACGAGGCTCGGGCCAAGGGTTGTCAGGATCATATGCGAACCATCGCCAAGGCGTGCCGTGGTTTCGCCGAGGTGCATCAAGATTCGCTTCCCAGCAATCGGCGTCAGCCCCACACCGGCTGGAACACGTTGGTCCTGCCATTCATGGATCAGGCCAAGCTCTACGACAAGTACGACTTGAGTCTCGAATGGTACGAAGGGGGAAACCGCGACGTCGGCATGAACGCCCTTTCGACGCTCGTTTGTCCCGCCGCACCACATGCCGATCGCGTGATTCGTTTGCTCGATCCCGACGGGAAAGAGTTCTCGGCGAAAGCGACCGATTACGTCGCTTCGTCCGGGGCCTATCTGCATACGAACCAGCCAGAACGCCTCTATCGCGGCGCGATGGCTTCGCCCGGTCGGCACTACGGCGCCTCGAACGTGACCGCTGGCCATGCGGTTCGCTTGAACGAAATCACGGACGGCCTGGCCAACACCTTCCTGGTGGTCGAGATGGCCGACAAGCCGAACGGTTGGCGAGCCGGAAAACTGCACGACGACAAAACAGCTGACCAAACCCATCGGCCGCTGGTCGATGGGTTCAGTTTTGGCCAGTGGATCGCGCCGAATTGGAATCATTTGCGTTCATACGATCAACAAGGCCAGAATCAATTTGGCGACTGCGCGGTGAACTGTTCCAATGAAGGTTCGATCTACTCGTTCCATCCTGGCAAAGCGTACGCCGCCATGGCCGACGGCAGCGCCATGCCGATCCGGGCCGGTTTAGAGCAGGAAGTCTTGATCGCCCTGGTCAGCATCGCCGATGGCGAACTGATCGCGACCGAAGACTTTCAGGCCGACTAA